One segment of Rhinatrema bivittatum chromosome 14, aRhiBiv1.1, whole genome shotgun sequence DNA contains the following:
- the LOC115076263 gene encoding fish-egg lectin-like → MMMRMKRLQVSLLVQLLLTGLSSADPCTEIPGSLKQIDVSNGQVFGVNSADQIFTLYENSWTQIKGSLKHISVGPAGIWGVNSGDNIYRLVAGNWVQMAGALMQIDAGGDQFISGVNAQDDIFCLSKSGTIPAKYQTTPPWENMEGKLKYHTCGPRSCWGVNSNDDIFYRWDSTPDWCQGSSWQQVEGKLSMIEVGTEGTVYGVNAQGSVFRREGISDNNPIGTSWSQVDSCGNNIKHVSFDLGKLWMVTTDDRILTCSTC, encoded by the exons CTGATCCCTGTACTGAGATTCCTGGGAGTCTGAAGCAGATTGATGTTAGCAATGGCCAGGTCTTTGGTGTGAACAGTGCTGACCAAATATTCACGTTGTACGAGAACAGCTGGACACAGATTAAAGGTTCTCTGAAGCATATCTCAGTGGGCCCTGCTGGCATCTGGGGTGTGAACAGTGGTGACAACATCTACCGACTGGTGGCAGGCAACTGGGTCCAGATGGCAG GGGCTCTCATGCAAATAGATGCAGGCGGGGATCAGTTCATCTCTGGTGTGAATGCACAAGATGATATTTTCTGCCTCAGCAAGTCTGGGACCATTCCTGCAAAATACCAGACGACACCACCCTGGGAGAACATGGAAGGGAAGCTGAAGTACCACACTTGTGGCCCGCGAAGCTGCTGGGGTGTCAACTCCAACGATGACATATTTTACCGCTGGGACTCCACACCGGACTGGTGCCAGGGCTCCAGCTGGCAGCAGGTGGAAGGAAAGCTGTCAATGATTGAGGTTGGGACAGAAGGCACCGTCTACGGGGTGAACGCCCAGGGCAGTGTTTTTCGTAG AGAAGGCATCAGTGACAACAACCCTATTGGGACCTCCTGGAGCCAGGTGGATTCCTGTGGCAACAACATCAAACATGTGTCTTTCGACCTGGGAAAGCTGTGGATGGTGACCACTGATGACAGGATCCTAACATGCAGTACCTGCTGA